The following proteins come from a genomic window of Nicotiana tomentosiformis chromosome 12, ASM39032v3, whole genome shotgun sequence:
- the LOC138902848 gene encoding uncharacterized protein, with translation MAREVDTGTAFIQVVEIAHRIEHIRIETKEMMHAFARDVSADAPTIESVPVAREFPDVFPADLPGMQPNRDIDFGSDHIRFIVILSGLVLGVLMWDGRVIAFVLNQLKPYGKNYPVHDLELASIVHTLTIWRHYLYGVSCEVYTDHRSLQHLFKQKVLNLRKQRWLELLKDYDITILYHPENANVVADALSRKRKSMGSLAFIPIGERPLEMDVQALANRFMILDISEPVRVQMAILSGPFRFWRIC, from the exons ATGGCTAGAGAGGTGGATACCGGGACTGCATTTAtccaggttgtggagatagctcatcGTATTGAGCACATTCGCATTGAGACCAAAGAGATGATGCATG CCTTTGCTAGGGATGTTAGTGCCGATGCTCCTactattgagtcagttccagtagcgAGGgagtttccggatgtgtttccagcagacctaccaggcatgcaacctaatagggatattgatttcg GATCGGATCATATACGGTTTATTGTGATTCTTAGTGggttggtattgggtgtgttgatgtgggatggtagggtgattgccttcGTGTTGAACCAGTTGAAGCCTTATGGgaagaattatccagtgcatgacttggagttagcatctattgtacACACGCTcacgatttggaggcattacttatatggtgtgtcatgtgaggtgtatacggatcatcggagtcttcaacatctattcaagcaaaaggtTTTGAACTTGAGgaagcagagatggttggagctattgaaggactatgatatcactattctttatcatccggagAATGCCaatgtggtagcagatgccttgagtagaaaaagGAAGAGTATGGGAAGTTTAGCATTTATTCCAATCGGGGAGAGGCCTTTGGaaatggatgttcaggctttggccaacaggtTCATGATATTAGATATATCGGAGCCTGTTAGGGTTCAGATGGCCATCCTGAGCGgaccattcagattttggaggatatgttga